Proteins found in one Venturia canescens isolate UGA chromosome 6, ASM1945775v1, whole genome shotgun sequence genomic segment:
- the LOC122412257 gene encoding reticulon-4-interacting protein 1, mitochondrial, with amino-acid sequence MFYAIVRTFRNPKTTPSVIPTRFFANLSVKYDENPEAKSRAWQIHSYGGLEDLKLSNVRIPVISKPNEVLVKIDASSVNPIDVAMARGYGSTIFNFMRKTKNLNLEPEIEFPLTLGRDFSGTIVSKGHGVGDRIKLGDEVWGVVPIDRQGCHANYVTVDSCLVNPRPQNISSVEAASILYAGLTAWSALWITGGLCYKIAIPARINRRVLVLGGSGGVGTLAIQLLKAWNSHVITTCSSDAVNMLIELGADVVIDYKEDSADDRIVDEGPYDIILDCCQQGPDTIKEKGYPHKTYITLNSPLLKNVDQHGLIGGTVKNIGDLVKYNIPSRENKSSVRWGFFTPSRAGINMIQELVESGQILPVIHKTYSFEDLPKAYERVAEGHLRGKHVIDMKQ; translated from the exons ATGTTCTACGCGATTGTGAGAACCTTTCGAAACCCAAAAACCACCCCAAGCGTAATACCGACCAGATTTTTCGCTAATTTGTCCGTGAAATATGACGAAAATCCTGAGGCTAAGTCACGAGCTTGGCAAATACATTCTTATGGGGGTTTGGAAGATTTGAAATTGTCAAATGTACGAATTCCCGTTATTTCGAAACCAAACGAAGTTTTGGTGAAAATTGATGCTTCCAGTGTCAATCCCATCGATGTCGCTATGGCAA GAGGCTATGGATCGACGATATTCAACTTCATGcgcaaaacaaaaaacttgaatttagagccagaaattgaatttcctctGACATTGGGTAGAGACTTTTCAGGAACCATAGTGTCAAAGGGTCATGGGGTTGGCGACAGAATAAAACTGGGGGATGAAGTGTGGGGTGTTGTTCCAATAGATCGTCAAGGATGCCATGCAAATTATGTCACTGTTGACAGTTGTCTG GTTAACCCACGTCCTCAAAACATATCTTCTGTTGAGGCTGCAAGTATTTTGTACGCCGGTCTAACAGCATGGTCTGCACTCTGGATAACCGGAGGTTTGTGTTATAAAATTGCAATTCCAGCAAGGATAAACCGAAGAGTTTTAGTGTTGGGAGGATCCGGAGGTGTTGGTACTTTGGCAATACAACTTTTGAAAGCTTGGAACAGTCAC GTAATTACAACATGCAGTAGCGATGCTGTTAATATGTTGATAGAATTGGGAGCCGATGTTGTGATAGATTACAAAGAAGACAGCGCAGATGATAGAATTGTCGACGAAGGCCC ATACGACATTATTCTCGATTGCTGCCAACAAGGCCCTGacacaataaaagaaaaaggatatccccacaaaacttacataactcTGAATTCAcctcttttgaaaaatgttgatcaGCATGGTTTGATCGGTGGCACAGTAAAGAATATTGGAGATTTGGTCAAGTACAATATACCCAGCAGAGAAAATAAGTCGTCAGTCAGATGGGGGTTTTTCACACCTTCCAGAGCAGGGATAAATATGATACAAGAATTAGTCGAATCTGGACAG ATTTTACCAGTGATACACAAAACTTATTCTTTCGAAGATTTACCGAAAGCTTATGAGAGAGTCGCGGAAGGACATTTGCGAGGAAAGCACGTCATCGATATGAAACagtag
- the TrpRS-m gene encoding tryptophan--tRNA ligase, mitochondrial isoform X1: MFNNLRRSNKLLPKVKVFRESIATGHRNLSQTKDTEKAPIYPRRIFSGIQPTGAVHLGNYLGAIKEWVRLQNSGEDVIWSIVDMHSITLPQDPEELRKNIFDLTATLLACGIDPERSILFQQSTVPMHAELCWILACITTMPRLAQLPQFKEKSENLKNISLGLYIYPVLQSADILLYKATHVPVGEDQLQHLQLAQHLANLFNNKFGKTFPLPHSIINDTSGRIKSLREPTKKMSKSSDSARSKIELTDTPDVILRKIKRSVTDFTSEVTYEPEKRPGVSNLVSLHSLSSGKSPQDICKECQGMDTGKYKLVVADALIEHLTPIRQKYSELIEEPDYLENVLKNGTRKALEIASQSWPDIKEKIGFGNGSLNTMASASKIKVKS, encoded by the exons ATGTTTAATAATTTGAGGAGAAGCAACAAATTATTACCAAAAGTGAAAGTGTTCAGAGAATCTATTGCGACGGGACACCGGAACTTAAGTCAAACAAAAGATACAGAG aaagcTCCGATTTACCCGCGACGTATTTTTTCGGGTATACAACCTACAGGTGCCGTACATCTTGGCAATTATTTAGGGGCTATTAAAGAATGGGTCAGACTACAGAATTCTGGGGAAGACGTCATTTGGAGTATCGTTGATATGCATTCTATCACATTGCCACAA GATCCCGAAGAActacgaaaaaacattttcgattTAACTGCGACTCTGTTGGCTTGTGGCATAGATCCGGAGCGCAGTATACTTTTTCAACAATCCACAGTTCCGATGCACGCAGAACTCTGCTGGATCTTAGCATGTATCACAACAATGCCTAGATTAGCACAATTACCGCAGTTTAAAGAAAAGAGTGAGAATCTCAAAAATATATCTCTAGGATTGTATATTTATCCCGTACTGCAGTCAGCAGATATCCTATTATACAA AGCGACTCATGTTCCTGTAGGAGAAGATCAACTCCAACATTTGCAGCTAGCGCAACATTTGGCAAATTTATTCAACAACAAGTTCGGCAAGACTTTTCCTCTTCCTCATTCAATAATTAACG ACACAAGCGGTCGAATAAAATCACTGAGAGAGCCAACAAAGAAAATGTCCAAATCAAGCGACAGTGCAAGAAGTAAAATTGAACTCACAGACACTCCGGACGTCATATTGCGGAAGATTAAACGATCCGTTACAGATTTCACGTCTGAAGTAACTTACGAGCCTGAAAAGAGGCCAGGCGTTTCGAATTTGGTTTCTCTACATTCCCTCTCAAGTGGAAAATCACCTCAAGATATTTGCAAAGAATGCCAAGGAATGGACACTGGAAA gTACAAGTTAGTAGTGGCTGATGCATTAATCGAGCATCTTACACCGATAAGACAAAAATATTCTGAGTTAATAGAGGAGCCTGACTATTTAGAAAATGTGTTGAAAAATGGTACGAGAAAGGCATTGGAAATAGCCAGTCAATCTTGGCCAgacattaaagaaaaaataggcTTTGGAAATGGAAGTTTGAACACCATGGCTTCAGCTAGTAAAATAAAAGTGAAGAGTTGA
- the TrpRS-m gene encoding tryptophan--tRNA ligase, mitochondrial isoform X2 gives MHSITLPQDPEELRKNIFDLTATLLACGIDPERSILFQQSTVPMHAELCWILACITTMPRLAQLPQFKEKSENLKNISLGLYIYPVLQSADILLYKATHVPVGEDQLQHLQLAQHLANLFNNKFGKTFPLPHSIINDTSGRIKSLREPTKKMSKSSDSARSKIELTDTPDVILRKIKRSVTDFTSEVTYEPEKRPGVSNLVSLHSLSSGKSPQDICKECQGMDTGKYKLVVADALIEHLTPIRQKYSELIEEPDYLENVLKNGTRKALEIASQSWPDIKEKIGFGNGSLNTMASASKIKVKS, from the exons ATGCATTCTATCACATTGCCACAA GATCCCGAAGAActacgaaaaaacattttcgattTAACTGCGACTCTGTTGGCTTGTGGCATAGATCCGGAGCGCAGTATACTTTTTCAACAATCCACAGTTCCGATGCACGCAGAACTCTGCTGGATCTTAGCATGTATCACAACAATGCCTAGATTAGCACAATTACCGCAGTTTAAAGAAAAGAGTGAGAATCTCAAAAATATATCTCTAGGATTGTATATTTATCCCGTACTGCAGTCAGCAGATATCCTATTATACAA AGCGACTCATGTTCCTGTAGGAGAAGATCAACTCCAACATTTGCAGCTAGCGCAACATTTGGCAAATTTATTCAACAACAAGTTCGGCAAGACTTTTCCTCTTCCTCATTCAATAATTAACG ACACAAGCGGTCGAATAAAATCACTGAGAGAGCCAACAAAGAAAATGTCCAAATCAAGCGACAGTGCAAGAAGTAAAATTGAACTCACAGACACTCCGGACGTCATATTGCGGAAGATTAAACGATCCGTTACAGATTTCACGTCTGAAGTAACTTACGAGCCTGAAAAGAGGCCAGGCGTTTCGAATTTGGTTTCTCTACATTCCCTCTCAAGTGGAAAATCACCTCAAGATATTTGCAAAGAATGCCAAGGAATGGACACTGGAAA gTACAAGTTAGTAGTGGCTGATGCATTAATCGAGCATCTTACACCGATAAGACAAAAATATTCTGAGTTAATAGAGGAGCCTGACTATTTAGAAAATGTGTTGAAAAATGGTACGAGAAAGGCATTGGAAATAGCCAGTCAATCTTGGCCAgacattaaagaaaaaataggcTTTGGAAATGGAAGTTTGAACACCATGGCTTCAGCTAGTAAAATAAAAGTGAAGAGTTGA